ACGACATCAAGAACACCTACGACAAGCTGGGCATCCCGGAGGCGGAGAAGCAGCGCCTGGTCGCCGGTGTCGCCGCCCAGTACGAGTCCGAGGTCGTCTACCACAAGATCCGCGAGGACCTCGAGGAGCAGGGCGTCATCTTCCTGGACACCGACACGGGTCTGCGCGAGCACCCCGAGCTGTTCAAGGAGTACTTCGGCTCGGTCATCCCGTCGGGTGACAACAAGTTCTCCGCGCTGAACTCGGCCGTGTGGTCCGGCGGCTCCTTCATCTACGTGCCGAAGGGCGTGCACGTGGAGATCCCGCTGCAGGCCTACTTCCGGATCAACACCGAGAACATGGGCCAGTTCGAGCGGACCCTGATCATCGTCGACGAGGGCGCGTACGTGCACTACGTCGAGGGCTGCACCGCCCCGATCTACTCCTCGGACTCGCTGCACTCCGCGGTCGTGGAGATCATCGTCAAGAAGGGTGGTCGCTGCCGCTACACGACCATCCAGAACTGGTCGAACAACGTCTACAACCTGGTCACCAAGCGCGCGAAGGCCGAAGAGGGCGCGACCATGGAGTGGATCGACGGCAACATCGGCTCCAAGGTCACCATGAAGTACCCGGCCGTGTTCCTGATGGGCGAGCACGCCAAGGGCGAGGTCCTCTCGATCGCGTTCGCGGGCGAGGGCCAGCACCAGGACGCCGGCGCGAAGATGGTCCACATGGCCCCGCACACCTCCTCGACCATCGTGTCGAAGTCGGTGGCGCGCGGCGGTGGCCGCACCTCCTACCGCGGCCTGGTCCAGGTCAACAAGCGGGCGCACCACTCGAAGTCCACGGTCAAGTGCGACGCGCTGCTGGTGGACAACATCAGCCGCTCCGACACCTACCCCTACGTGGACGTCCGCGAGGACGACGTGTCGATGGGCCACGAGGCGACCGTCTCGAAGGTGTCCGAGGACCAGCTGTTCTACCTGATGTCGCGCGGCCTGAACGAGGACGAGGCCATGGCGATGATCGTGCGCGGGTTCGTCGAGCCCATCGCGCGCGAGCTGCCCATGGAGTACGCCCTCGAGCTGAACCGCCTGATCGAGCTGCAGATGGAAGGGGCCGTCGGCTGACATGGCCGTCACCACTCAAGACCAGCAACACGGCCTGACGGCCCACTCCCACGGTGCGGGTGCCCCGGTGTCCTCGCGCGCGGACCACTTCACGTCCTTCGACGTGAACGCGTTCGAGGTCCCCGGCGGTCGGGAGGAGATCTGGCGCTTCACGCCCATGAAGCGCCTGGCGAACCTGCACAACGGCGCCGAAGCCACCGCCAAGGCCACCGTCGAGGTCAACGCCCCCGAGGGCGTTCGCGTCGAGACCGCGGCCAAGGGCGACGAGCGCCTGGGCACCGCCGGCACCCCCGGTGACCGGATCGCCGCCCAGGCGTGGACCTCCTTCACCGAGGCCACTGTGGTCACGCTGCCCAAGGACACGAAGGTCGGCCCGACCACCATCACGGTGACCGGCCCCGGCAAGGGCGAGGTCGCCTACGGCCACCTGCACGTCAAGGCGGAGCGCTTCGCCGAGGCCGTCGTGGTCGTCGACCACCGCGGCTCCGGCGCGTACGCCGACAACGTGGAGTTCGTGGTCGAGGACGGCGCCCACCTGACCGTGGTCGCCATCCAGGACTGGGCGGACGACGCCGTGCACGTGTCGTCCCACCACGCCAAGCTCGGCCGGGACGCCACGCTCAAGCACACCGTCATCACCCTGGGCGGCGACCTGGTGCGGCTGACCCCCGTGGTCACCTACACCGGCCGCGGCGGCGACGCCGAGCTGCTCGGCCTGTACTTCGCCGACGCGGGCCAGCACCTGGAGCACCGCACCTTCGTCGACCATGCGGTGTCCAACTGCCGCAGCAACGTGGTCTACAAGGGCGCGCTGCAGGGCGACGACGCCCACACGGTGTGGATCGGCGACGTGCTGATCCGCGCGGCGGCCGAGGGCACCGAGACCTTCGAGCTCAACCGCAACCTGGTGCTCACCGACGGCGCGCGCGCCGACTCGGTGCCGAACCTGGAGATCGAGACCGGCGAGATCGAGGGCGCGGGCCACGCCTCCGCCACCGGCCGGTTCGACGACGAGCAGCTGTTCTACCTCCAGGCGCGGGGCATCCCCGAGGAGCAGGCCCGCCGCCTGGTCGTGCGCGGCTTCTTCCACGAGATCCTGCTCAAGATCGACGTCCCCGAGGTGCGCGAGCGCCTGGAGGCCGCGATCGAGGCGGAACTCGAAGCGGTGGGGGCGTGATCCGGGTGTGCTCGCTGTCCGACCTCGACGACCGCAAGCCGGTCGGCTTCGAGGTCGGCGCCGAGTACACCCCGGTCGTCC
This DNA window, taken from Saccharothrix variisporea, encodes the following:
- the sufB gene encoding Fe-S cluster assembly protein SufB, which codes for MTAAAEQRTTTAPLSQEETLASIGNYEFGWADSDVAGASARRGLNEDVVRDISAKKNEPEWMLDFRLKALRLFDRKPMPTWGSDLSGIDFDNIKYFVRSTEKQAASWEDLPDDIKNTYDKLGIPEAEKQRLVAGVAAQYESEVVYHKIREDLEEQGVIFLDTDTGLREHPELFKEYFGSVIPSGDNKFSALNSAVWSGGSFIYVPKGVHVEIPLQAYFRINTENMGQFERTLIIVDEGAYVHYVEGCTAPIYSSDSLHSAVVEIIVKKGGRCRYTTIQNWSNNVYNLVTKRAKAEEGATMEWIDGNIGSKVTMKYPAVFLMGEHAKGEVLSIAFAGEGQHQDAGAKMVHMAPHTSSTIVSKSVARGGGRTSYRGLVQVNKRAHHSKSTVKCDALLVDNISRSDTYPYVDVREDDVSMGHEATVSKVSEDQLFYLMSRGLNEDEAMAMIVRGFVEPIARELPMEYALELNRLIELQMEGAVG
- the sufD gene encoding Fe-S cluster assembly protein SufD, which translates into the protein MAVTTQDQQHGLTAHSHGAGAPVSSRADHFTSFDVNAFEVPGGREEIWRFTPMKRLANLHNGAEATAKATVEVNAPEGVRVETAAKGDERLGTAGTPGDRIAAQAWTSFTEATVVTLPKDTKVGPTTITVTGPGKGEVAYGHLHVKAERFAEAVVVVDHRGSGAYADNVEFVVEDGAHLTVVAIQDWADDAVHVSSHHAKLGRDATLKHTVITLGGDLVRLTPVVTYTGRGGDAELLGLYFADAGQHLEHRTFVDHAVSNCRSNVVYKGALQGDDAHTVWIGDVLIRAAAEGTETFELNRNLVLTDGARADSVPNLEIETGEIEGAGHASATGRFDDEQLFYLQARGIPEEQARRLVVRGFFHEILLKIDVPEVRERLEAAIEAELEAVGA